A genomic window from Microbacterium sp. H1-D42 includes:
- a CDS encoding LCP family protein, producing the protein MTTSDPIFDTEPAPAKRRRRRWPWVIVFVLVGILIAIAAVAGAYLLRLSASYDKAETLPTAEVFPTVRPAAVNPEAVNILLLGSDSRSGLDGELDSIRGQRADTMLLVHIPADRSDVQVISFMRDNWVEIPGKGEHKLNAALAFGGVPLLVQTIEGIIDVPIDHVAITDFEGFKGLTDALDGVSVDNAIAFQSEGFSYEKGVIDLRGDEALAYVRARYPFSDGDYQRVRNQQAFIKGVLDKMLSRETLTDPGRIAASVDAISPYLTVDAGLDAATVAQLGLSLREVGRTDIIFLTAPTLGTGMIGDQSVVLPDWEKLGALSEALKNDTVAEYAAAG; encoded by the coding sequence ATGACCACGAGCGACCCGATCTTCGACACCGAGCCTGCCCCGGCAAAGCGCCGCCGCCGCCGGTGGCCCTGGGTGATCGTGTTCGTGCTCGTCGGCATCCTGATCGCGATCGCTGCGGTCGCCGGTGCGTACCTGTTGCGACTGTCCGCCTCGTACGACAAGGCTGAGACGCTCCCCACGGCTGAGGTGTTCCCTACTGTCCGCCCTGCCGCGGTCAACCCCGAGGCCGTCAACATCCTGCTGCTCGGCTCCGACTCGCGCAGCGGCCTGGATGGCGAGCTCGACAGCATCCGAGGTCAGCGTGCCGACACCATGCTGCTCGTGCACATCCCCGCCGACCGCTCAGACGTGCAGGTCATCTCGTTCATGCGCGACAACTGGGTCGAGATCCCTGGCAAGGGTGAGCACAAGCTCAACGCCGCGCTCGCGTTCGGCGGCGTGCCCCTGCTGGTGCAGACGATCGAGGGCATCATCGACGTGCCGATCGATCACGTCGCGATCACCGACTTCGAAGGCTTCAAAGGTCTGACCGACGCGCTCGACGGAGTCTCGGTCGACAACGCGATCGCGTTCCAGTCGGAGGGCTTCTCGTATGAGAAGGGCGTGATCGACCTGCGTGGTGACGAGGCGCTGGCGTATGTGCGCGCGCGGTACCCGTTCAGCGACGGCGACTACCAGCGCGTGCGCAACCAGCAGGCGTTCATCAAGGGCGTGCTCGACAAGATGCTCAGCCGCGAGACGCTGACCGATCCCGGCCGCATCGCGGCGTCGGTCGACGCGATCTCGCCGTATCTGACGGTGGATGCCGGACTCGACGCCGCGACCGTCGCCCAGCTGGGCTTGAGCCTGCGCGAGGTCGGCCGCACCGACATCATCTTCCTCACCGCGCCGACGCTCGGCACCGGGATGATCGGCGACCAGTCGGTCGTGCTGCCCGACTGGGAGAAGCTCGGCGCGCTGTCGGAGGCGCTCAAGAACGACACCGTCGCTGAGTACGCCGCGGCCGGTTGA
- a CDS encoding histidine kinase — protein sequence MPFGPLTRDDPGRLRLTRGERLTTLERVVMLAFLVVLMVLDIFGVIFTPGTDVTGSVLSVTATAVFVLYLWWPATATAVLGLVFAVSVVAGKDSVVLFAAAVAAGMVMRLGGTAHVLLYGAGFLVATAIVAFDDTGDPVNVGIYLLFAAVAGAIGFALRLASARGDNLERQLAKSAEQERQAVLAERRWIAGELHDSIAHHLTVVALHVQMLDDPSVSKESQDAIRIAARKAMADLRFVIDLADDAPRSTAVQTGDLDTAITEASAEIEAAGHNVVVEGSSTDERIPRIAEIVLARIVRESTTNILKYAGPGDVIVRVDTDDDTVALTMLSPLAATPRRNLSSSGTGLNRMAERVIGANGEFASGVEGEHWRVAARLPVT from the coding sequence ATGCCCTTTGGCCCGCTGACACGCGACGATCCGGGTCGCCTGCGGCTGACTCGCGGTGAGCGACTGACCACGCTCGAGCGTGTCGTCATGCTCGCGTTCCTGGTCGTCCTGATGGTGCTCGACATTTTCGGCGTGATTTTCACACCGGGAACGGACGTCACCGGATCCGTGCTGAGTGTCACCGCAACTGCAGTGTTCGTGCTCTACCTGTGGTGGCCGGCCACAGCCACCGCCGTCCTCGGACTCGTCTTCGCTGTCTCCGTCGTCGCGGGCAAGGACTCAGTCGTGCTCTTCGCGGCTGCCGTCGCCGCAGGCATGGTGATGCGCCTTGGCGGCACGGCACATGTGCTGCTGTACGGCGCCGGCTTCCTCGTCGCCACGGCCATCGTCGCCTTCGATGACACTGGTGACCCTGTCAACGTTGGTATCTACCTCTTGTTCGCTGCGGTGGCAGGTGCGATCGGATTCGCGCTGAGGCTTGCGTCTGCCCGAGGCGACAATCTGGAGCGTCAGCTCGCCAAGAGCGCCGAACAAGAGCGACAGGCGGTTCTCGCCGAGCGGCGATGGATCGCCGGCGAACTGCACGACAGCATCGCCCACCACCTCACCGTGGTGGCATTGCACGTGCAGATGCTCGACGACCCGTCTGTAAGCAAGGAGTCGCAGGATGCGATTCGCATCGCGGCACGCAAGGCGATGGCCGATCTGCGTTTCGTGATCGATCTCGCCGACGACGCGCCGCGCTCGACTGCCGTGCAGACCGGTGACCTCGACACAGCCATCACCGAAGCCAGCGCCGAGATCGAAGCGGCAGGACACAACGTGGTCGTGGAGGGCTCCTCCACCGACGAGCGGATTCCACGCATCGCCGAGATCGTGCTTGCCCGCATCGTGCGCGAGTCCACCACGAACATCCTCAAATACGCGGGACCGGGTGACGTCATCGTCCGCGTCGACACCGACGACGACACGGTCGCGCTGACTATGCTGAGTCCACTCGCCGCAACTCCCCGCCGGAATCTGTCGTCCAGCGGAACAGGCCTCAATCGCATGGCAGAGCGCGTCATCGGTGCCAACGGGGAGTTCGCCTCTGGCGTGGAGGGCGAGCACTGGCGAGTAGCAGCGCGCCTGCCGGTCACCTGA
- a CDS encoding response regulator transcription factor, whose product MPKIRVLIVDDDPLVRSALSHFVARDPEVDVIGQAENGREAIAFLERDLPDVVMMDVQMPEMNGIEATAAIAKRWPDVRILAVTTLDGSDTVLPMLSAGASGYLLKDSSAESILAGLREVHSGASSLSPRIASLLVQHVRSTAPTSDSAGTLEALTERETEVLQRLAKGMSNAEIAQSLIVSEGTVKAHLGRIMSKWQLRDRVQILVTAAHAGLVDFR is encoded by the coding sequence ATGCCCAAGATCCGAGTCCTCATCGTCGACGATGACCCGCTGGTGCGCTCCGCGCTGTCACACTTCGTTGCGCGCGATCCTGAGGTCGATGTCATCGGTCAGGCCGAGAACGGACGCGAGGCGATCGCCTTTCTCGAGCGCGATCTGCCTGACGTGGTGATGATGGATGTGCAGATGCCCGAGATGAACGGGATCGAGGCGACAGCGGCGATCGCAAAACGCTGGCCCGACGTGCGCATCCTGGCCGTGACCACGCTCGACGGCAGCGACACCGTGCTGCCCATGCTGAGTGCCGGCGCCTCGGGTTACCTGCTCAAGGACTCCAGCGCCGAGAGCATCCTCGCAGGGTTGCGCGAGGTGCACAGCGGTGCGAGTTCGCTCTCGCCGCGCATCGCGTCGCTGCTCGTACAGCATGTGCGCAGCACGGCGCCGACGAGCGATTCCGCGGGCACGCTCGAGGCACTGACCGAACGCGAGACCGAAGTTCTGCAACGGCTGGCGAAGGGCATGTCGAACGCAGAGATCGCGCAGTCGCTGATCGTCTCCGAGGGGACGGTCAAGGCGCACCTCGGGCGCATCATGTCGAAGTGGCAGCTGCGCGACCGCGTGCAGATTCTCGTCACCGCTGCTCATGCGGGGCTCGTCGACTTCCGCTGA
- the lepB gene encoding signal peptidase I, translated as MTDVEQQPRPMWRRITGSTLFHLVLAFVVVGLVLSFVAKPYWVPSGSMEQTLKIDDRVLVNRLAYAGDAHPSTGEIIVFDADETWGEWGSNDEGPLKKAFRWIGEVSGFGPSGPHTLIKRVIAGPGQTVSCCTAEGALIVDGKPLDEPYIYQDLAFDPGTLDCTTTPISPRCLPEVTVPEDSYLVLGDHRSSSADSAYRCRGERDADPGCWLWARDEDVVGRATVILWPASRWSGL; from the coding sequence ATGACCGACGTCGAGCAGCAGCCGCGACCGATGTGGCGGCGCATCACAGGCAGCACGCTGTTCCATCTCGTGCTCGCCTTCGTCGTCGTCGGCCTCGTGCTCTCGTTCGTCGCGAAGCCGTACTGGGTGCCGTCGGGGTCGATGGAGCAGACGCTGAAGATCGATGATCGCGTGCTGGTGAACCGGCTCGCGTATGCGGGCGACGCGCACCCGAGCACGGGTGAGATCATCGTGTTCGATGCCGACGAGACCTGGGGCGAGTGGGGCTCGAATGACGAGGGCCCACTCAAGAAGGCGTTTCGCTGGATCGGCGAGGTGAGCGGTTTCGGGCCGTCCGGGCCGCACACTCTGATCAAGCGGGTGATCGCCGGGCCTGGGCAGACGGTGTCGTGCTGCACGGCCGAGGGTGCGCTGATCGTCGACGGCAAGCCGCTCGATGAGCCGTACATCTATCAGGACCTCGCCTTCGACCCGGGCACGCTCGACTGCACGACCACGCCGATCTCACCGCGGTGCCTGCCGGAGGTGACTGTTCCAGAGGACTCGTACCTGGTGTTGGGCGATCATCGTTCGAGCTCGGCCGACAGCGCGTATCGATGTCGTGGAGAACGCGACGCCGATCCCGGATGCTGGCTGTGGGCGCGCGACGAGGATGTCGTCGGCCGCGCGACGGTGATCCTGTGGCCGGCTTCGCGGTGGAGCGGGCTGTAG
- a CDS encoding sugar transferase, giving the protein MATATRPVGWQRAYGRRLAVTDTLIVIAAVFGAQQLRFGQAADLHIPRISGGGFGLAYTFVSVLVVVAWLGSLKMLGTRSQQRVGGGWDEYRLVLDASLRMFGLFAIAAFLLQVDVARGYLLLALPVGLAALVASRWAWRQWLGRQRAHGRFLARAVVVGEHSKTLHVARELQRDRTAGIVVSAAITERDGSELLPGVPMIGSLDDVVAAVEHAQVDTVVYSGSDLISPAKLRQFGWDLQSRGIELVVAAALTDVAGPRLHARPVAGLSLLHVDSPEFTGARYITKRAFDIIVSGLALVLLSPLLLMLTLRVRADGGPALFRQQRVGLDGHTFTMFKFRSMVMGAEAQLADLLAASDGNGMLFKMRDDPRVTPIGRTLRRLSLDELPQLLNVIRGDMSLVGPRPPLMSEVSDYEAWAQRRLLVKPGITGLWQVSGRSDLSWEDSLRLDLYYVENWSLADDMVIIWRTVRAVVESRGAY; this is encoded by the coding sequence GTGGCAACGGCCACGCGGCCGGTCGGATGGCAGCGTGCCTACGGCCGCCGTCTCGCGGTCACCGACACTCTCATCGTGATCGCGGCGGTCTTCGGCGCGCAGCAGCTGCGATTCGGACAGGCCGCTGATCTGCACATCCCGCGCATCTCTGGCGGCGGATTCGGGCTGGCGTACACCTTCGTGTCGGTGCTCGTCGTCGTCGCCTGGCTCGGCAGCCTCAAGATGCTCGGCACGCGCAGCCAGCAGCGGGTCGGGGGCGGTTGGGACGAATACCGTCTCGTCCTCGATGCCAGCCTGCGCATGTTCGGATTGTTCGCGATCGCGGCCTTCCTGCTGCAGGTGGATGTCGCGCGCGGCTACCTGCTGCTGGCTCTGCCAGTCGGTCTGGCAGCGCTGGTGGCCAGCCGCTGGGCGTGGCGCCAGTGGCTGGGTCGGCAGCGCGCACACGGGCGCTTCCTCGCACGTGCCGTCGTGGTCGGCGAGCACAGCAAGACGCTGCACGTCGCGCGAGAACTGCAGCGTGACCGCACGGCGGGCATCGTGGTCTCGGCCGCGATCACCGAACGAGACGGCAGCGAGCTTCTGCCTGGCGTGCCGATGATCGGCAGCCTCGACGATGTCGTGGCCGCCGTCGAGCACGCGCAGGTCGACACCGTCGTGTACAGCGGATCCGATCTGATCTCGCCGGCCAAGCTGCGACAGTTCGGGTGGGATCTGCAGTCACGGGGCATCGAGCTCGTCGTCGCCGCAGCGCTGACCGACGTGGCGGGCCCACGCCTGCACGCCCGCCCTGTGGCCGGCCTCTCGCTGCTGCACGTCGACTCCCCCGAGTTCACCGGCGCCAGGTACATCACCAAGCGAGCCTTCGACATCATCGTCTCGGGCCTGGCCCTGGTGCTGCTGAGCCCGCTGCTGCTGATGCTGACGCTGCGGGTGCGTGCCGATGGCGGCCCTGCGCTCTTCCGGCAGCAGCGGGTCGGCCTCGACGGACACACCTTCACGATGTTCAAGTTCCGCTCGATGGTGATGGGGGCCGAAGCTCAGCTGGCTGATCTGCTGGCAGCATCCGATGGCAACGGCATGCTCTTCAAGATGCGCGACGATCCGCGCGTGACGCCCATCGGGCGCACACTGCGCCGCCTGAGCCTCGATGAGCTGCCGCAGCTGCTGAACGTCATCCGCGGTGACATGTCGCTGGTGGGCCCACGCCCCCCGCTGATGAGCGAGGTCAGCGACTATGAGGCCTGGGCGCAGCGACGTCTGCTGGTCAAGCCCGGCATCACCGGGCTGTGGCAGGTCAGCGGCCGGTCGGATCTCTCGTGGGAAGACAGCCTGCGGCTCGATCTGTACTACGTCGAGAACTGGTCTTTGGCCGATGACATGGTGATCATCTGGCGCACCGTGCGGGCCGTCGTCGAGAGCCGTGGAGCATACTGA
- a CDS encoding DUF4012 domain-containing protein: MTTTDERRPEKVRRPLLRSFRFWIPMGILLLLIVIAVVGAIAGKHVYDRAMSAKGSLEQAMPLASKAADAVLAGDTEDAKAVTAQLATLTGEAKKQTDDGVWKALEWVPVAGPNLYAVRTAAAVTDDLVRDALTPATELSLDALKPKDGAIDLAGIEQMQSVVTQATKAVNAASDDLGTIDSDALIPQVSGALDQLTGTVNELQPMLAPASEILGVLPTALGAEAPRNYLMIFQNNAESRGTGGNPAALVMITVDKGKISIGQQASSGNFKNGRPDPVAGLTPETKALYGDKVARWISDATMTPDFTESAAIVRSWWAEEFGTPIDAVVSFDPVALSYLLKATGPAVVPNDPIEFNGQTLYPLEKPLTLTAENAVPFLLNEVYWKYEPAAQDAIFAASAKSVFDVLTAGNVEPKQLLDSLTRAVDEGRLMYQPATEDEAKLVAESKLSGKLPSTNDDSTALAVYVNDFTQSKLDYYMQLDVAAETTQCTAPDAPTFALTATLTNTVTPEMAPDLPRSIAPAKYFEKGRVATNLVFYGPVGATSATVTVDGAEQSRKSLPHLGRPAVMVPVYNDPGQKHTVTVEFHGAKGEYGPLEVRHTPMVRETPVELSTPGCG, translated from the coding sequence ATGACCACGACTGACGAGCGGCGCCCTGAGAAGGTGCGCCGCCCCCTGCTGCGCAGCTTCCGCTTCTGGATCCCGATGGGCATCCTGCTGCTGCTGATCGTCATCGCGGTGGTCGGCGCGATCGCCGGAAAGCACGTGTACGACCGCGCGATGTCGGCGAAGGGCTCGCTTGAGCAGGCGATGCCGTTGGCATCGAAGGCGGCGGATGCTGTGCTCGCCGGCGACACCGAGGACGCGAAGGCCGTGACCGCGCAGCTTGCCACGCTGACGGGCGAGGCGAAGAAGCAGACCGACGACGGTGTGTGGAAGGCCCTGGAATGGGTGCCTGTCGCCGGCCCGAACCTGTACGCCGTGCGGACGGCCGCCGCTGTGACCGATGACCTGGTTCGCGACGCGCTGACGCCGGCGACCGAGCTCTCCCTTGACGCGCTCAAGCCGAAGGACGGGGCGATCGACCTGGCCGGCATCGAGCAGATGCAATCCGTGGTGACTCAGGCGACGAAGGCGGTGAATGCAGCATCCGACGATCTCGGCACGATCGACAGCGACGCACTCATCCCGCAGGTCAGCGGAGCGCTCGATCAGCTCACCGGCACCGTCAACGAACTGCAGCCGATGCTCGCGCCCGCCTCTGAGATCCTCGGAGTGCTGCCGACCGCGCTCGGCGCGGAGGCACCCCGCAACTACCTGATGATCTTCCAGAACAACGCCGAGTCGCGCGGTACCGGCGGCAACCCCGCGGCGCTGGTGATGATCACCGTGGACAAGGGCAAGATCTCGATCGGCCAGCAGGCGTCCAGTGGCAACTTCAAGAACGGGCGCCCTGACCCGGTCGCGGGGCTGACGCCCGAGACGAAGGCGCTGTACGGCGACAAGGTCGCCCGCTGGATCTCGGATGCCACGATGACGCCCGATTTCACAGAGTCGGCCGCGATCGTGCGGTCGTGGTGGGCCGAGGAGTTCGGCACCCCGATCGACGCCGTCGTGTCGTTCGATCCCGTGGCGCTCAGCTACCTGCTGAAGGCCACCGGCCCTGCCGTCGTGCCGAACGACCCGATCGAGTTCAACGGTCAGACGCTGTACCCGCTTGAGAAGCCGCTGACGCTGACCGCTGAGAACGCGGTGCCGTTCCTGCTGAACGAGGTGTACTGGAAGTACGAGCCGGCGGCTCAGGATGCCATCTTCGCGGCATCCGCGAAATCGGTCTTCGACGTGCTGACCGCAGGCAACGTCGAGCCGAAGCAGCTGCTCGACAGCCTCACCCGCGCCGTCGACGAGGGGCGGCTGATGTACCAGCCCGCCACCGAGGACGAGGCGAAGCTCGTCGCTGAATCGAAGCTGTCCGGCAAGCTGCCCAGCACCAACGACGATTCCACGGCGCTGGCCGTGTACGTGAACGACTTCACCCAGAGCAAGCTCGACTACTACATGCAGCTCGACGTCGCCGCCGAGACCACACAGTGCACGGCACCCGACGCGCCGACTTTCGCGCTCACCGCGACGCTGACCAACACGGTCACCCCCGAGATGGCCCCGGATCTGCCGCGCTCGATCGCCCCGGCGAAGTACTTCGAGAAGGGGCGCGTCGCGACCAACCTGGTGTTCTACGGTCCCGTCGGTGCGACGTCGGCGACGGTGACCGTCGACGGCGCGGAGCAGAGCCGCAAGTCTCTGCCGCACCTCGGCCGCCCAGCGGTGATGGTGCCCGTCTACAACGATCCCGGTCAGAAGCACACCGTGACGGTGGAGTTCCACGGCGCGAAGGGCGAATACGGTCCGCTCGAGGTGCGCCACACGCCGATGGTGCGTGAGACGCCGGTGGAGCTCAGCACGCCCGGCTGCGGCTGA
- a CDS encoding UDP-glucose/GDP-mannose dehydrogenase family protein gives MKLSVIGCGYLGAVHAAAMASIGHEVVGIDIDPLRVAALARGEAPFFEPGLPELLRSGVQSGSLTFTTDMSMAAGAAVHFVGVGTPQQQSGHAADLTHVNEAFDSLLPHLRPGDVVAGKSTVPVGTAIVLAERVTPTGATLVWNPEFLREGWAVQDTIDPDRLVAGVPEGADGARAAEILREVYHPAVAKGTPFIVTDYATAELVKVAANAFLATKISFINAMAEIAEVTGADVTLLAEAIGHDKRIGRPFLGSGIGFGGGCLPKDIRAFAARAEELGRGESVNFLREVDAINLRRRDRAVQLVIDGLGGKAFGKKVTVLGAAFKPHSDDVRDSPALDAAVRLHGLGAEVVVTDPQAIENARRLHPQLTYVADRDEALRDADAVLLVTEWDEYRRELSPEHAASLTRGQVIVDGRNSYDAAAWRAAGWTYFGMGRP, from the coding sequence GTGAAGCTCTCGGTCATCGGTTGCGGATATCTCGGCGCGGTGCACGCCGCCGCCATGGCGTCGATCGGTCACGAGGTGGTCGGCATCGACATCGACCCGCTCCGTGTCGCTGCGCTCGCCCGTGGTGAAGCGCCCTTCTTCGAACCAGGACTGCCTGAGCTGCTGCGCTCGGGGGTGCAGTCGGGCTCGCTGACGTTCACCACCGACATGTCGATGGCCGCAGGCGCCGCCGTGCACTTCGTAGGCGTCGGCACCCCGCAGCAGCAGAGCGGGCACGCGGCGGATCTCACTCACGTGAACGAGGCATTCGATTCGCTGCTGCCGCATCTGCGACCGGGTGACGTCGTCGCCGGCAAGTCGACCGTGCCAGTGGGCACCGCGATCGTGCTCGCCGAGCGCGTCACGCCGACCGGCGCGACGCTGGTGTGGAACCCCGAGTTCCTGCGCGAGGGCTGGGCGGTGCAGGACACGATCGACCCCGACCGACTGGTCGCGGGTGTGCCCGAGGGCGCCGACGGTGCGCGTGCCGCTGAGATCCTGCGCGAGGTCTACCACCCCGCCGTGGCGAAGGGCACGCCGTTCATCGTCACCGACTATGCGACAGCAGAGCTGGTGAAGGTCGCCGCGAACGCCTTCCTCGCCACGAAGATCTCCTTCATCAATGCCATGGCCGAGATCGCCGAGGTGACCGGGGCCGACGTGACGCTTCTGGCTGAGGCGATCGGACATGACAAGCGCATCGGGCGCCCCTTCCTCGGCTCTGGCATCGGCTTCGGCGGCGGTTGCCTGCCTAAGGACATCCGCGCGTTCGCCGCGCGGGCCGAAGAGCTCGGGCGCGGTGAGTCGGTCAACTTCCTGCGTGAGGTGGATGCCATCAATCTGCGCCGCCGTGACCGTGCCGTGCAGCTCGTGATCGACGGACTCGGCGGCAAGGCGTTCGGCAAGAAGGTCACGGTGCTGGGCGCTGCGTTCAAGCCGCACAGTGATGACGTGCGCGACTCCCCCGCGCTCGACGCGGCGGTGCGTCTGCACGGTCTCGGGGCTGAGGTGGTGGTCACCGATCCGCAGGCCATCGAGAACGCCCGCCGACTGCATCCACAGCTGACATACGTCGCCGATCGAGATGAGGCGCTGCGCGACGCGGATGCTGTGCTGCTCGTGACGGAGTGGGATGAGTACCGTCGCGAGCTCTCCCCCGAGCACGCCGCGTCGCTCACGCGCGGGCAGGTCATCGTCGACGGCCGCAATTCGTACGACGCTGCGGCCTGGCGGGCCGCCGGCTGGACGTACTTCGGCATGGGGCGGCCATAG
- a CDS encoding glycosyltransferase, with product MAGLLVHEWIETSGGAEHVLEAMARAFPDADIQCLWNDAPQRFTDRRVRETWLARTPLRRHKALALPFTVPTWRSLRDADDAEWMLISSHLFAHHARLRRRDVPKYVYAHTPARYIWDPELDERGSSAAVRAVAPAFRRVDRARAQEATAIAANSGFVRDRIRRAWDRDATVIHPPVAVDRILSKADWRDAVTDDERRVLNDLPDEYVLGASRFIPYKRLDLVILAAERAGLPAVIAGSGPDEDRLRALASEAGVPVTFVIFPSDALMYALMQRASAFVFPAVEDFGIVPVEAQAAGTPVVTGPVGGQLETFEDGVSGVVASSTEPVDLASAITTAVALRAFDPAAATAGFSEQVFATKIRDFVRSGS from the coding sequence GTGGCTGGTCTGCTCGTTCACGAGTGGATCGAGACCTCGGGCGGCGCCGAGCATGTTCTCGAGGCGATGGCCCGCGCCTTTCCGGATGCTGACATCCAGTGCCTGTGGAACGATGCGCCTCAGCGATTCACGGATCGCCGAGTGCGCGAGACGTGGCTGGCACGCACTCCGCTGCGTCGGCACAAAGCACTGGCGCTGCCCTTCACCGTGCCGACGTGGCGGTCGCTGCGCGACGCCGATGACGCGGAGTGGATGCTGATCAGCTCGCACCTGTTCGCGCACCATGCTCGGCTGCGCCGACGAGACGTGCCGAAGTATGTGTACGCGCACACGCCTGCCCGCTACATCTGGGATCCCGAACTGGATGAGCGCGGCAGCAGCGCGGCCGTGCGGGCTGTGGCACCGGCGTTCCGCCGTGTTGATCGAGCACGTGCGCAAGAGGCGACGGCGATCGCTGCCAACAGTGGGTTCGTGCGTGACCGCATCAGGCGCGCGTGGGATCGCGATGCGACCGTGATCCACCCGCCCGTCGCCGTCGATCGCATCCTGTCGAAGGCCGACTGGCGAGACGCGGTGACCGACGACGAGCGTCGGGTGCTGAACGACCTGCCTGATGAGTATGTGCTCGGCGCTTCGCGCTTCATCCCGTACAAGCGTCTGGATCTGGTGATCCTTGCGGCAGAGCGCGCCGGCCTGCCTGCCGTGATCGCGGGCAGCGGTCCGGACGAGGATCGCCTGCGGGCGCTGGCATCCGAAGCCGGAGTGCCGGTGACGTTCGTGATCTTCCCCTCAGATGCCCTGATGTACGCGCTCATGCAGCGGGCGTCCGCATTCGTCTTTCCTGCTGTGGAGGACTTCGGTATCGTTCCTGTCGAGGCGCAAGCCGCCGGGACACCGGTCGTGACCGGCCCTGTCGGTGGGCAACTGGAGACGTTCGAAGACGGCGTGAGCGGCGTGGTCGCGTCATCGACAGAGCCGGTTGATCTCGCGTCGGCGATCACCACCGCCGTGGCGCTGCGCGCTTTCGATCCCGCGGCGGCGACGGCCGGTTTCAGCGAGCAGGTGTTCGCCACCAAGATCCGAGACTTCGTCCGCTCTGGTTCCTGA
- a CDS encoding low molecular weight phosphatase family protein, protein MTDVDGTTRPNLRRADLRRMREALDHAKPATILTVCTGNICRSPMGEVLLRASLRDLDVRVHSGGTHALVDHGMTEQAQQLAVVNGADAGESAAHRARLLNEGLLAESDLVLTMAREHRSQVVQLAPAMLHRTFTVREFGRLAATLTDDDVRRGVASAGSDAGTRVQALARLVGGQRGMVPAAPDDDDVIDPYRRSQTTYELSTSQLVPAVAESTRVIRAALG, encoded by the coding sequence ATGACCGACGTCGACGGCACCACTCGCCCCAATCTTCGCCGGGCCGACCTTCGCCGCATGCGCGAGGCCCTCGACCACGCCAAGCCTGCGACCATTCTGACGGTCTGCACCGGCAACATCTGCCGCTCGCCCATGGGCGAAGTGCTGTTGCGCGCGTCGCTGCGTGATCTGGACGTGCGCGTGCACAGTGGCGGCACTCATGCGCTTGTCGACCACGGCATGACCGAGCAGGCACAGCAGCTCGCGGTCGTGAACGGAGCGGATGCCGGCGAGTCTGCCGCGCACCGGGCGCGTCTGCTCAACGAAGGCCTGCTGGCCGAGAGCGACCTCGTGCTGACAATGGCTCGCGAGCATCGCTCGCAGGTCGTGCAGCTGGCCCCCGCCATGTTGCACCGCACGTTCACGGTGCGCGAGTTCGGGCGTCTGGCTGCGACGCTCACCGATGATGACGTGCGTCGTGGTGTGGCGTCGGCAGGATCCGATGCCGGCACTCGCGTGCAGGCCCTCGCCCGTCTGGTCGGCGGCCAGCGCGGCATGGTGCCGGCGGCCCCTGATGACGATGACGTGATCGACCCGTACCGTCGTTCGCAGACGACGTACGAGCTGTCCACGTCTCAGCTCGTCCCCGCCGTCGCCGAGTCCACCCGGGTGATCCGTGCTGCGCTCGGTTGA
- a CDS encoding VanZ family protein, with the protein MLRSVDETYPVVERAQRNEGRLPFVAIAARILLAPYAIALALIVWLPAAEASKVTGIAFRIARFVSERSGISLTTSYTVFEFLANIALFVPLGLLLVAARPRSSAWVVLLLGYSASVTIELVQTLLPSRYPTLSDVVANTLGTAIGCLIARMFVQRRPVRMPRA; encoded by the coding sequence GTGCTGCGCTCGGTTGACGAGACCTACCCGGTCGTTGAGCGAGCCCAGCGAAACGAAGGACGACTGCCGTTCGTCGCGATTGCCGCACGCATCCTGCTCGCGCCATACGCGATCGCTCTCGCTCTCATCGTCTGGCTGCCGGCTGCCGAGGCGTCGAAGGTCACTGGCATCGCGTTCCGCATCGCCCGTTTCGTCAGTGAGCGCTCAGGCATCTCGCTGACCACCAGCTATACGGTTTTCGAGTTTCTCGCCAACATCGCACTGTTCGTGCCGCTCGGCCTGCTGCTGGTCGCCGCGCGCCCTCGGTCAAGCGCCTGGGTGGTGCTGCTGCTCGGGTATTCGGCCAGCGTGACGATAGAGCTCGTGCAGACTCTGCTGCCCAGCCGCTACCCCACGCTGTCCGACGTCGTCGCCAACACACTCGGCACGGCGATCGGATGCCTGATCGCGCGGATGTTCGTCCAGCGGCGTCCAGTGCGCATGCCCCGGGCCTAG